The following are from one region of the Quercus robur chromosome 1, dhQueRobu3.1, whole genome shotgun sequence genome:
- the LOC126719306 gene encoding LOW QUALITY PROTEIN: protein ADP-ribosyltransferase PARP3 (The sequence of the model RefSeq protein was modified relative to this genomic sequence to represent the inferred CDS: inserted 1 base in 1 codon; deleted 1 base in 1 codon; substituted 2 bases at 2 genomic stop codons) gives MDCHEIYKEVHETRSHARASGEEEKVMTRKQKAESKEHEAEQSPXKPKSENENGQPNGKDAAEIAAEFEEFCKAIKEHLSIQQMREILEANGEDSSGPDSAIVSKCQDLLFYGVLEKCPVCNGNLEYTGIRYYCRGFYSEWSSCTFNTKDPPRKQEPIKLPDFVLNPISDLLSFPQILSILLKKYQDPSRRPHRDLVTTDNPFTGMMISLMGRLSRTHDYWRKEIEKHGWKVANSVIGATCLVVSPAERERGGTSKLVEAMERGVRVVSEAWLADSIQKKEAQPFEAYDVVSDLSVDGKGIPWDKQDPSDEALESLSAELKLYGKRGVYKDSKLQEQGGEIFEKDGILYNCAFSLCDFGRGLNDYCVMQLITVPERGLHLYYKKGRVGDDPNAEERLKQWEDVENAVKEFVRLSEEITGNEFEPWERDKNFQKKPLKFFPIDMDDAXEVRHGGLALWQLGVAVTHCKLEPLVANFIKVLCSQEIYKYALMEIGHDPPDLPIRMVTDFHLKQCEEVLLEFIEKVKSMKETGLKAEAIWSDFSQRWFTLMHSTRPFIFRDFKFQELADDAAAALENVXDITVASHLIEDMSGSTIDDPLSDRYKKLGCSISPLDKDSDDYKMILNYLQKTYEPVKVGDICGVSIDNIFAVETNVHPSYDEIKKLPNKVLLWCGTRTLNLLRHLHKGFLPSICHLPVPGYMFGRAILCSDAAAEAARYGFTAVDRPEGFLVLAIASLGDQITELKSPPEVTKSLEDKKFGVKGLGRKKTDESEHFVWKDDIKVPCGRLVSSEHNDSPLEYNEYATYDPKQVSIRFLVRVKYEEKGVVMETKE, from the exons ATGGATTGCCATGAAATATACAAGGAG GTTCACGAGACAAGGTCTCATGCTCGTGCGTCTGGTGAGGAAGAAAAGGTGATGACAAGGAAGCAGAAGGCAGAGAGCAAAGAACATGAAGCAGAGCAATCTCCATAGAAGCCCAAGTCTGAAAATGAAAACGGCCAGCCTAATGGAAAAGATGCGGCCGAGATAGCTGCCGAGTTTGAAGAATTCTGTAAAGCCATTAAAGAGCATCTCTCTATCCAACAAATGCGTGAAATACTGGAAGCTAATGGTGAAGACTCCTCCGGCCCTGATAGTGCTATTGTCTCTAAATG CCAAGATTTGCTGTTTTATGGGGTGTTGGAGAAATGCCCAGTTTGCAATGGCAATTTGGAGTACACGGGTATACGCTATTATTGCAGAGGATTTTATAGTGAGTGGTCTTCTTGCACCTTCAACACCAAGGATCCTCCAAGGAAACAAGAACCAATCAAATTACCAGATTTTGTTCTCAATCCTATTTCAGatttactttcatttcctcaAATCTTGTCTATT TTACTAAAGAAGTATCAGGATCCAAGTCGCCGGCCTCACAGGGATTTAGTCACCACAGATAATCCTTTTACAGGAATGATGATCTCTCTGATGGGCCGTCTTTCTCGAACACAT GATTATTGGagaaaagagattgaaaaaCATGGATGGAAAGTTGCCAACTCAGTCATTG GTGCGACTTGTCTGGTTGTTTCTCCAGCTGAGAGAGAGCGTGGTGGCACGTCTAAACTTGTGGAAGCAAT GGAGAGAGGCGTTCGTGTAGTGAGTGAAGCTTGGTTGGCAGATAGTATTCAGAAAAAAGAAGCCCAACCCTTTGAAGCTTATGATGTTGTCAGTGATCTCTCGGTAGATGGGAAAGGAATTCCATGGGATAAACAAGATCCTAGTGACGAGGCACTTGAATCACTCTCAGCAGAA CTAAAGCTTTATGGTAAGAGAGGAGTATACAAGGATTCCAAATTGCAGGAGCAAGGCGGAGAGATATTCGAAAAAGATGGGATACTGTATAATTGTGCCTTTTCTCTTTGCGACTTTGGGCGTGGACTGAATGA CTATTGTGTGATGCAACTGATCACAGTGCCAGAGCGTGGCTTGCATTTGTACTATAAGAAAGGTAGAGTGGGTGATGATCCAAATGCAGAGGAGCGGCTCAAACAGTGGGAAGATGTGGAAAATGCTGTGAAAGAGTTTGTGAGGCTCTCTGAGGAAATAACTGGAAATGAATTTGAGCCCTGGGAAAGAGATAAGAATTTCCAGAAGAAGCCACTGAAATTTTTTCCAATAGACATG GATGATG ATGAAGTGAGACATGGAGGTCTTGCACTTTGGCAGCTAGGAGTTGCAGTCACACACTGCAAACTTGAGCCTTTGGTTGCCAATTTCATTAAGGTTTTGTGCAGTCAGGAGATATACAA GTATGCTCTGATGGAGATCGGACATGACCCCCCAGACCTACCAATAAGGATGGTCACTGATTTTCACTTGAAACAAT GTGAGGAGGTTCTCCTAGAGTTCATTGAAAAGGTGAAATCAATGAAAGAGACTGGGCTGAAGGCTGAGGCTATTTGGTCAGATTTTAGCCAAAGATGGTTTACTCTTATGCACTCCACTAGACCTTTCATCTTTCGggac ttcaagtttcaagaaCTTGCCGATGAT GCTGCAGCTGCACTAGAAAATGTTTGAGACATAACTGTGGCTTCACACCTTATAGAAGACATGAGTGGCTCGACCATTGATGATCCATTGTCTGATCGATACAAGAAACTGGGATGCTCAATTTCGCCACTTGATAAAGATTCTGATGACTACAAAATGATCCTGAACTATCTGCAGAAAACTTATGAACCTGTCAAAGTTGGAGATATT TGTGGTGTGTCCATTGATAACATATTTGCTGTGGAAACAAATGTGCACCCTTCTTATGATGAAATAAAGAAGTTACCAAACAAAGTCCTTTTATGGTGTG GCACCCGCACCTTAAATTTATTGAGGCACTTGCATAAAGGATTCTTGCCATCAATATGTCATCTTCCTGTCCCGGGTTACATg TTTGGCAGGGCAATACTTTGTTCTGATGCTGCAGCAGAAGCTGCTAGATATGGATTCACTGCAGTAGACAGGCCAGAAGGGTTCTTGGTCCTCGCAATTGCTTCTCTAGGAGATCAAATTACTGAGCTAAAGAGTCCACCTGAG gTTACCAAGTCCTTGGAAGACAAGAAGTTTGGGGTGAAGGGGCTGGGTCGAAAGAAGACTGATGAATCAGAACACTTTGTTTGGAAAGATGATATAAAAGTACCTTGTGGTCGCTTGGTTTCCTCAGAGCACAATGATAGCCCCCTTGAATACAATGAGTATGCTACTTATGATCCTAAACAG GTGAGCATAAGGTTCTTGGTGAGAGTGAAGTATGAAGAGAAGGGTGTGGTGATGGAGACTAAGGAGTGA
- the LOC126721684 gene encoding beta-1,6-galactosyltransferase GALT29A, giving the protein MTKNTPKTEEDNGSDPDPTKTKPYTWPSLAKPMKLPHPQKRSVRPLFSILLLIVFAATLSFRAVLRRADVNLSLSLGAWSPQKKTHVPNFNSTLLKYASVDISEPRAKRETEQLLDGNFASQGRYRTFATWRRFDTHQDLRARSSNSVPVLLRSPRFYRYWLQFRTVLHDWARKKTSFDPEIMSDLIRSVKLPLTNNSKRYSSCAVVGNSGILLKSEYGKLIDSHEFVVRLNNARTTGFERNVGSKTSVSFVNSNILHFCARRNECFCHPYGVDVPIVMYICQPVHFVDYTVCNSTHKAALIVTDPRFDVLCGRIVKYYSLKRFAEETGKSLDDWGVVRDGANFHYSSGMQAVMLALGVCDKVSVFGFGKSSLAKHHYHSNQKAELGLHDYEAEYAFYQDVIERPWKIPFISSKFKFPPMVIYQ; this is encoded by the coding sequence ATGACCAAGAACACTCCTAAAACTGAAGAAGACAATGGATCTGACCCCGACCCAACAAAAACCAAGCCGTACACGTGGCCGTCTTTAGCAAAACCCATGAAACTGCCACACCCACAAAAACGCTCCGTCCGCCCTCTGTTCAGCATTCTCCTCCTCATAGTCTTCGCCGCCACCCTCAGCTTCCGCGCCGTGCTCCGCCGCGCCGACGTCAACCTCAGCCTCAGCCTCGGCGCGTGGTCCCCGCAGAAGAAAACCCACGTCCCCAACTTCAACTCCACGCTACTCAAATACGCGTCCGTCGATATCTCCGAGCCACGCGCCAAGCGAGAGACAGAGCAATTGCTAGATGGCAACTTCGCGAGCCAAGGCCGGTACCGAACCTTCGCCACGTGGCGGAGATTCGACACCCACCAAGACCTCAGAGCAAGATCCTCTAACAGCGTACCGGTCTTGCTTCGCTCGCCGAGGTTTTATCGGTATTGGTTGCAGTTCCGAACTGTCTTACATGACTGGGCTCGAAAGAAAACCTCGTTCGACCCCGAAATCATGTCGGATTTGATAAGGTCAGTTAAACTGCCATTAACTAACAATAGCAAGCGCTACTCTTCTTGTGCGGTCGTGGGCAATAGTGGGATTTTGCTGAAGAGTGAGTATGGGAAGCTAATCGATAGCCACGAATTCGTTGTGAGATTGAACAATGCTAGAACGACTGGGTTCGAGCGCAATGTGGGGTCTAAGACCAGTGTTTCGTTTGTAAATAGCaacattttgcatttttgtgcTAGGAGAAACGAGTGTTTTTGCCACCCATATGGGGTTGATGTCCCAATCGTTATGTACATTTGTCAGCCGGTGCATTTCGTGGATTACACCGTGTGTAATTCGACGCACAAGGCGGCTTTGATTGTCACGGACCCGAGGTTTGATGTGTTGTGTGGGAGGATTGTGAAGTATTATTCGTTGAAGCGTTTCGCGGAGGAGACGGGGAAGTCGTTGGATGATTGGGGGGTGGTTCGGGATGGTGCTAATTTTCATTACTCTTCGGGTATGCAGGCTGTGATGTTGGCTTTGGGAGTTTGTGATAAAGTTagtgtttttgggtttgggaaGTCGAGTTTGGCTAAGCATCATTATCATTCTAATCAGAAGGCAGAGCTTGGGTTGCATGATTATGAGGCTGAGTATGCTTTTTATCAAGATGTCATTGAGAGGCCGTGGAAAATACCATTCATTTCGAGCAAGTTCAAGTTTCCTCCTATGGTAATATACcaatga